The sequence CCGACGCGTCATGCGGGAGTACAACGTCAGCGGCATCCCGATCGTCGACACGCCCCGCCGCTCCATCCTCGAGGCCGAGGCCGAGCGGTCGGAGATCGGTAAGTCGAAGCTGCTGGGCATCCTGACGCGGCGCGACCTGAAGTGGCAGGACGACGACAACCGAGCCGTCGGCGAGATCATGACACAGGGCAAACTCGTCACCGCCCCGCCCGAGACCAACCTGAAGGACGCCAGCCGCATCCTGCACGAATCGAAAGTCGAGAAGCTCCTGCTCGTCGACGACGACGGCCGACTCGCCGGCCTGATCACGATGCGCGACGTCGACAAGCTCCACCAGTCGCCCCACGCCTGCAAAGACGATCGCGGCCGACTTCGCGTCGGCGCAGCCGTCGGTGTCGGGCAGCTGGAACGCGTAGCAGGGCTGGTCGAGGCAGGCGTCGACGTCGTCTGCGTCGACACCGCCCACGGCCACAGCGAGAACGTGCTCAAGACGGTTCGCGCCGTGAAGGACGCCCACGACATCGACGTCGTCGCTGGCAACGTCGCGACGGCCGAGGGTGCGAAAGACCTCATCGACGCCGGTGCGGACGCGGTGAAGGTCGGCATTGGGCCGGGCTCGATCTGCACGACGCGCGTCGTGACGGGCGTCGGCGTCCCGCAGATCACGGCGATCCTGAACGCGATCGGCACGGCGGGCGAGGTGCCGGTCATCGCCGACGGCGGCATCCGCATGTCGGGCGACATCACCAAGGCCCTGGCGGCCGGGGCGTCGTGCTGCATGCTCGGCAGCCTCTTCGCGGGGCTCGACGAGTCGCCGGGCGAGCTCATCATCCACGCCGGTCGTCGCTACAAGACGTACCGCGGCATGGGCAGCCTCGGAGCGATGGTCAAGGGCTCGGCCGATCGGTACGGGCAGAAGTCGACCTCGCCAGGCGGCAAGCTCGTGCCGGAAGGCGTCGAGGGCCGAATCCCCTACCGTGGGCCGCTGCGCGACTTCGTCTACCAGCTCGTCGGCGGCGTACGAGCCGGTATGGGTTACTGCGGCACGCCGACGATCGACGAGTTACGTCGCGACGCTCGCTTCTGTCGGATCTCGTCGGCCGGCATGGTCGAGAGCCATCCGCACGATCTGCAGATCACGCAGGAGTCGCCGAACTACACGATCGATACGGCCGGGCGGTGACGGGAACGCTGGTTTCCTTTGGCCAATGACAACGGCCCGCTCCGGAAGGAGCGGGCCGTTGCGTTGGATTGATCCCGGCGTTTCGGCCGGTGGTTGTTGCAGGACTTAGAGCTCGTCGTCGCTGAACAGCGAGTCTGCCGGAGCGGCGACCGACTGACCGAAGTTGGCACGCAGGATGCCGAAGTCGGCCAGGTTGACCGAACCGTCCAGGTTGAAGTCGGCGCTCAGGAAGCCATCGACAGGCGTGCCGCCGAAGTTGGAACGCAGGATGCCGAAGTCGGCCAGGTTCACGCTGCGGCTGCGATCGGCGTCGCCGGCGAGGAAGAAGTCCTCGATGAACGGCGACGAGACAAGCGTGGCACCGCCAGAGTTGGCAACGCCGGCCGTGTCCAGCGAGAACTCGTAGTTGCCGTTGGTCAGCAGGCTGCCCTGGACCAGCGGAACCAGCGAGAACGTCGCCGTGTTCGTCAGCATGTCGAACCCGACGGTCGCCGTCGTGCTGTCAATCTGCGTGTTGGTCGTCTGGTTCGTGACGATCAGGTCCGCACCCGT comes from Planctomycetota bacterium and encodes:
- a CDS encoding IMP dehydrogenase; amino-acid sequence: RRVMREYNVSGIPIVDTPRRSILEAEAERSEIGKSKLLGILTRRDLKWQDDDNRAVGEIMTQGKLVTAPPETNLKDASRILHESKVEKLLLVDDDGRLAGLITMRDVDKLHQSPHACKDDRGRLRVGAAVGVGQLERVAGLVEAGVDVVCVDTAHGHSENVLKTVRAVKDAHDIDVVAGNVATAEGAKDLIDAGADAVKVGIGPGSICTTRVVTGVGVPQITAILNAIGTAGEVPVIADGGIRMSGDITKALAAGASCCMLGSLFAGLDESPGELIIHAGRRYKTYRGMGSLGAMVKGSADRYGQKSTSPGGKLVPEGVEGRIPYRGPLRDFVYQLVGGVRAGMGYCGTPTIDELRRDARFCRISSAGMVESHPHDLQITQESPNYTIDTAGR